In one window of Bradyrhizobium diazoefficiens DNA:
- a CDS encoding cytochrome c family protein gives MGRLLFVALAVAIVSAQAFAQQDSAARGERDFRACAPCHSLKPDRNMTGPSLANLWGRKAGSLPSFDRYSDALKSSGIIWDDGALDAWLTDPERMVPDNEMPFKGIQDSRVRADLLAFLKEATKPGATPERTAENRMNGMGGMMGGMIGGGADPDLKNLDPARHVTGITHCRETYRVTTADGKIRHFWDRNLRLMTDSSERGPQRGAPAVVPAGMLGDRADVIFAAPEEISKAIEARC, from the coding sequence ATGGGTCGCCTTCTCTTTGTCGCACTCGCTGTTGCCATTGTCTCCGCGCAGGCTTTCGCGCAGCAGGACAGCGCAGCCCGCGGGGAACGGGATTTTCGGGCCTGCGCGCCCTGTCACTCGCTCAAGCCCGATCGCAATATGACTGGGCCGAGCTTGGCGAATCTCTGGGGACGGAAAGCAGGAAGTCTGCCGAGCTTCGATCGCTACTCCGACGCGCTCAAATCGTCCGGGATCATCTGGGACGATGGCGCGCTCGACGCCTGGTTGACCGATCCGGAGCGCATGGTACCGGACAACGAGATGCCCTTCAAAGGCATCCAGGATTCACGTGTCCGCGCGGATCTGTTGGCTTTCCTCAAGGAGGCCACGAAACCTGGGGCCACGCCGGAGCGAACCGCCGAAAATCGCATGAACGGGATGGGCGGCATGATGGGGGGAATGATTGGCGGGGGCGCCGACCCCGATCTGAAGAACCTCGATCCCGCGCGGCACGTGACCGGCATCACCCACTGCCGGGAGACCTATCGCGTCACCACGGCCGACGGCAAAATCCGTCACTTCTGGGACCGCAACCTGCGCCTGATGACGGATTCCAGCGAACGCGGACCGCAGCGCGGTGCGCCCGCGGTCGTGCCCGCTGGAATGCTGGGAGATCGTGCGGACGTGATTTTCGCCGCGCCCGAGGAGATCAGCAAGGCGATCGAGGCACGCTGCTGA
- a CDS encoding permease has protein sequence MTADSFLRALSMSLAMGWDILWPLILGFALSAAVQAAVSHREMSRLLPDDRPRSIATALGLGAASSSCSYAAVALARSLFRKGANFTAAMAFEMASTNLVLELSIIMLVFLGWQFMLAEFIGAPIMVLLLVLQFRAFLSPSLLESARRQADRGVAGRMEGHAEMDMSVTEGGSLWQRLTSDKGLTAVSHYFVMDWGSVWLDIVGGLLIAGALAAWVPQAFWQSFFLVDHPTLAKAWGPIIGPLVAVLSFVCSVGNIPLAAVLWNGGISFGGVIAFILADLIVIPVLNIYRKYYGLKMAGFLFATFYAAMAGAALMVEAIFGALALVPAQRNARVVEASISWNYTTWLNIAFLGLGALLVWRFLRTGGPAMLRMMNRPQHAS, from the coding sequence ATGACAGCCGACTCGTTCCTTCGAGCGCTGTCGATGTCACTAGCCATGGGATGGGACATCCTCTGGCCGCTGATACTCGGCTTCGCGCTGTCCGCGGCGGTGCAGGCCGCGGTATCTCATCGCGAAATGAGCCGTCTTTTGCCGGACGATCGGCCGCGTTCGATCGCAACCGCTCTCGGTCTCGGGGCAGCCTCATCCTCCTGCTCATATGCGGCCGTGGCCCTGGCTCGCTCGCTCTTCCGCAAGGGCGCGAATTTCACCGCGGCCATGGCTTTCGAGATGGCTTCTACCAACTTGGTGCTTGAACTGAGCATCATCATGCTGGTGTTTCTCGGCTGGCAATTCATGTTGGCCGAATTCATCGGCGCTCCGATCATGGTGCTGCTGCTCGTGCTGCAGTTCCGGGCGTTCCTTTCTCCGAGCCTGCTGGAGAGCGCCAGGCGGCAGGCGGACCGGGGGGTCGCCGGCCGAATGGAGGGCCACGCCGAAATGGACATGTCGGTTACCGAAGGCGGCTCGCTCTGGCAAAGGCTCACGTCCGACAAGGGCCTGACCGCGGTCAGCCACTACTTCGTCATGGACTGGGGCTCGGTCTGGCTGGACATCGTCGGCGGCCTTCTCATCGCCGGCGCACTTGCCGCGTGGGTGCCCCAAGCGTTCTGGCAGTCGTTCTTCCTTGTCGATCATCCGACGCTCGCGAAAGCGTGGGGCCCGATCATCGGTCCGCTGGTCGCCGTGCTCTCCTTCGTCTGCTCGGTCGGCAACATCCCACTGGCTGCCGTTCTTTGGAACGGAGGCATCAGCTTCGGCGGGGTCATCGCGTTCATCCTGGCCGATCTGATCGTGATCCCGGTCCTGAACATTTACCGCAAGTATTACGGGCTAAAGATGGCGGGCTTCCTTTTCGCCACCTTTTACGCGGCAATGGCGGGGGCAGCGCTCATGGTGGAAGCGATCTTCGGCGCACTCGCTCTGGTGCCGGCGCAGCGCAACGCGCGAGTGGTCGAGGCGTCGATCAGCTGGAATTACACGACTTGGCTCAACATCGCATTCCTCGGCTTAGGCGCCCTTTTGGTTTGGCGCTTCCTGAGGACCGGCGGTCCAGCGATGTTGCGCATGATGAACCGGCCGCAACACGCGTCATGA
- a CDS encoding DUF2158 domain-containing protein has translation MLKSGGQPLTVAEVKGDDILCLWMGSEGDLFRETLPLATLEGLEIEELDEDDEDEEEDDEDDE, from the coding sequence ATGCTGAAATCCGGCGGCCAGCCGCTGACCGTCGCGGAGGTCAAAGGCGACGACATCCTCTGCCTCTGGATGGGCTCGGAAGGCGATCTGTTCCGCGAGACCCTGCCGCTGGCCACGCTCGAAGGCCTGGAAATCGAAGAGCTCGATGAAGACGACGAAGACGAGGAAGAAGACGACGAGGACGACGAATAG
- a CDS encoding TauD/TfdA family dioxygenase gives MNVVSVPSGINRPPGKIDIPSAWQGAEMKVNPDRWLVSLAASEITELETAAESYLGRTKKIADITKDSFPLPHFGAHLQELKRTLLVGLGFEVIRGLPVANYSQEFAATIFCGVGAHLGSARSQNAAGHILGHVRDVGADAKDPNTRIYQTSERQTFHTDSSDVVGLLCIREAMEGGDSLLVSTTTIYSEMFDRRPDLAALLFDPIATDRRGEVPENEKPYLEIPVLNWHAGFLTGFYQRQYIDSAQRFPDAPRLTPAHVEALDLFDALANDPTLHFGMRLQPGDMQFVYNHALLHDRTGFRDWPIAGQKRHLLRLWLSMEGDRPLPDCFRQRYGSIEIGNRGGIITKGSSLNVPLD, from the coding sequence ATGAACGTGGTCTCAGTGCCCAGCGGGATCAATCGCCCTCCCGGGAAGATCGACATCCCATCTGCCTGGCAAGGCGCCGAGATGAAGGTCAATCCGGATCGATGGTTGGTATCGCTCGCTGCCAGCGAGATCACCGAGCTCGAGACCGCGGCTGAATCCTATCTTGGTCGGACCAAGAAAATCGCCGACATCACCAAGGACAGCTTTCCGCTTCCCCATTTCGGCGCGCATCTGCAAGAGCTCAAAAGAACGCTTCTGGTTGGCCTGGGCTTCGAAGTCATCCGCGGCCTCCCGGTGGCAAATTACAGCCAGGAGTTTGCCGCAACGATATTTTGCGGGGTGGGCGCGCATCTCGGATCGGCGCGGTCCCAAAATGCCGCGGGTCACATTCTCGGTCACGTCCGTGACGTCGGCGCCGATGCGAAGGATCCGAACACGCGAATTTATCAAACGTCGGAACGGCAGACATTCCACACGGATTCGTCCGACGTGGTCGGACTGTTATGCATTCGCGAGGCGATGGAGGGAGGGGATTCTCTGCTGGTCAGCACGACGACGATCTACAGCGAGATGTTTGACAGACGTCCCGACCTTGCCGCTCTCTTGTTTGATCCCATCGCGACCGACCGGCGAGGCGAGGTGCCGGAGAACGAAAAGCCATATCTCGAAATCCCGGTGCTGAATTGGCATGCGGGATTCCTGACCGGGTTCTATCAGCGCCAGTATATCGATAGCGCGCAGCGCTTTCCCGATGCGCCAAGGCTGACGCCGGCTCACGTCGAGGCGCTCGATCTGTTTGACGCGCTCGCAAATGACCCCACTCTGCATTTTGGCATGCGGCTTCAACCGGGTGACATGCAGTTCGTTTACAATCATGCCTTGTTGCACGATCGGACCGGATTCCGCGATTGGCCCATTGCAGGCCAAAAGCGTCATCTGTTGCGCCTTTGGCTCAGCATGGAAGGTGACCGGCCGCTGCCCGATTGTTTCAGGCAGCGCTATGGCTCGATTGAGATTGGCAACCGTGGCGGCATCATCACCAAAGGGAGCAGTCTGAACGTTCCGCTGGATTGA
- a CDS encoding SMI1/KNR4 family protein, which produces MDTGSPEEEASKVLAKFDCRPPTSSASIANYESGSGWLLPDDYKQFLGTANGGQGTIGTHSYASLWPVEHLDEMNRAYETANLAPGLLLFGSDGGDEAYAFDMRVAAKPVVSVPFVGMDLNEIRPVADTFEGFLKKLSEIAA; this is translated from the coding sequence GTGGATACCGGTTCGCCCGAGGAAGAAGCGTCAAAAGTGCTGGCAAAGTTTGATTGCCGACCTCCAACGTCATCTGCCTCGATTGCAAATTACGAGAGTGGTTCCGGCTGGCTGTTACCGGACGATTACAAGCAGTTCCTTGGCACGGCCAATGGCGGCCAAGGCACCATTGGCACCCATTCCTACGCGAGTTTATGGCCCGTAGAGCATTTAGACGAAATGAACCGCGCTTACGAGACCGCCAACCTTGCGCCAGGATTACTGCTATTCGGTTCGGATGGCGGTGACGAAGCGTATGCTTTCGATATGCGAGTTGCGGCTAAGCCTGTCGTATCTGTTCCGTTTGTCGGAATGGACCTTAATGAGATTCGTCCAGTAGCTGATACGTTTGAGGGCTTCTTGAAGAAGCTCTCCGAGATTGCGGCATGA
- a CDS encoding VOC family protein has translation MKFASIRLIARDIKAVVGFYEEVTGKRADWLAPVFAEIVVPTATIAVGSAETVALFKEGSAEPAANRTAIIEFQVTDVDAEFARLKDQVEVVHEPKNMPWGNRAAQFRDPEGTLVSLYTPATDAAKQRFGSR, from the coding sequence GTGAAATTCGCCTCGATACGTCTGATCGCCCGCGACATCAAAGCCGTGGTCGGCTTCTACGAAGAGGTAACAGGCAAGAGGGCCGATTGGCTCGCACCGGTCTTCGCCGAGATCGTGGTCCCGACAGCCACAATCGCTGTCGGAAGCGCGGAGACTGTAGCTCTCTTCAAGGAAGGAAGCGCCGAACCCGCCGCCAACCGCACGGCAATCATCGAATTTCAAGTGACGGACGTCGATGCCGAGTTTGCGCGATTGAAGGACCAGGTCGAAGTCGTTCACGAACCGAAAAATATGCCGTGGGGCAATCGCGCAGCTCAATTCCGTGACCCCGAGGGCACGCTGGTTAGCTTGTATACTCCCGCTACCGACGCCGCCAAGCAGCGGTTTGGATCTCGATGA
- a CDS encoding CCA tRNA nucleotidyltransferase yields MSAEPILAGAPWLTAGGTARVLQLLNANGEEARVVGGTVRNALLGLPPGDMDIATTALPDEVVRRAKAAHIKSVPTGIDHGTVTLVIDSQPYEVTTLREDTETFGRKAKVAFGRDWVKDAERRDFTMNGLSVDANGIVYDYVGGIADARARRVRFIGNPDQRIAEDFLRILRFFRIHAAFGAGDPDRDGYLACIRGRAGLATLSAERVRMEMLKLLVAGGASGAALAMAESGLLQTLTGGVVYTGPMSAMIAIEGELGLPASATRRLAALTVAVTEDAKRVAARLRLSNAEAKALDSMGHRWWRFAAKDEANARRLLYRLGAERYHDRVLLGWARAGGEVTSSRWRELAELPQRWTAPKFPLRAADFIARGMAEGPALGHVLTLAEDAWLAADFPLEEAALAAIADQAAARVNRDQKT; encoded by the coding sequence ATGAGCGCAGAGCCCATACTCGCTGGTGCGCCCTGGCTGACCGCAGGCGGGACGGCGCGCGTCCTGCAACTGCTCAACGCCAATGGCGAGGAAGCGCGCGTGGTCGGCGGCACCGTCCGGAACGCGCTGCTCGGCCTGCCGCCGGGCGATATGGATATCGCGACTACGGCGCTGCCGGACGAGGTGGTGCGTCGTGCCAAAGCCGCGCACATCAAGAGCGTGCCGACCGGCATCGACCACGGCACCGTCACGCTGGTCATCGACAGCCAGCCTTACGAGGTGACGACGCTGCGCGAGGACACCGAGACCTTCGGCCGCAAGGCCAAGGTCGCGTTCGGCCGCGACTGGGTGAAAGATGCCGAACGGCGCGACTTCACCATGAACGGCTTGTCGGTCGACGCGAACGGCATCGTCTACGATTATGTCGGCGGCATCGCGGATGCCAGGGCGCGGCGCGTGCGCTTCATCGGCAATCCCGACCAGCGCATCGCCGAGGATTTTCTGCGCATCCTGCGCTTCTTCCGCATCCATGCCGCCTTTGGCGCCGGCGATCCCGACCGCGACGGCTATCTCGCCTGCATCCGCGGACGGGCGGGCCTTGCGACCCTCTCGGCCGAACGCGTGCGCATGGAGATGCTGAAATTGCTGGTGGCCGGCGGCGCGTCCGGCGCTGCGCTGGCGATGGCCGAGAGCGGATTGCTGCAAACGCTGACCGGCGGCGTCGTCTATACGGGGCCGATGTCGGCGATGATTGCAATCGAGGGCGAATTGGGCTTGCCGGCAAGCGCGACGCGCCGTCTCGCCGCGCTGACCGTGGCCGTGACCGAAGACGCCAAGCGCGTGGCCGCGCGCTTGCGGCTCTCCAATGCCGAGGCCAAGGCGCTGGATTCGATGGGCCATCGCTGGTGGCGCTTTGCCGCCAAGGACGAGGCCAATGCGCGGCGGCTGCTCTACCGTCTCGGTGCCGAGCGGTATCACGATCGTGTGTTGCTGGGCTGGGCGCGGGCCGGCGGCGAGGTGACCTCGTCGCGCTGGCGCGAGCTCGCCGAGCTGCCGCAGCGCTGGACCGCGCCGAAATTCCCGCTTCGCGCCGCCGATTTCATCGCGCGCGGAATGGCCGAGGGGCCGGCGCTCGGGCACGTGTTGACGCTCGCCGAGGACGCCTGGCTCGCGGCGGATTTTCCGCTCGAGGAGGCGGCGCTCGCGGCAATTGCCGATCAGGCCGCGGCGCGCGTCAACCGCGACCAGAAGACGTGA
- a CDS encoding DUF6111 family protein, with translation MIRPVLTEIGIFLIPFAVYALFLAATRSGLFVQSSWPTTIVARLMLAALVLVIAALIGFAHFSGAAPNSTYIPAHVVNGKLVPGKEK, from the coding sequence ATGATCCGGCCGGTACTGACCGAGATCGGAATTTTCCTCATCCCCTTTGCCGTCTATGCGCTGTTCCTGGCCGCCACAAGGTCCGGCCTGTTCGTGCAATCGTCATGGCCGACCACCATCGTCGCGCGCCTGATGCTGGCGGCGCTGGTGCTCGTCATCGCGGCGCTGATTGGATTTGCGCATTTCTCCGGCGCCGCGCCGAACTCGACCTACATCCCCGCCCATGTCGTCAACGGCAAGCTGGTGCCAGGCAAAGAAAAATAG
- a CDS encoding CoA pyrophosphatase, which produces MNKPIPKSEKSEPVVIGAVDFFARSRAKLDFDVPPGLFDPNIVPASGDPGTDKMLEIVAREQPVRPAAVLIAVVDHPEPTILLTQRSAHLNDHAGQIAFPGGKIDATDSSPLDAALREAEEEVGLSRDFVEPIGYLDLYGTAFGFRILPTVARVRPGFQLTINHSEVDDAFEVPLSFLMDPVNHQVHSKEFRGMERFYYAMPFAERYIWGATAGMLRVLYERIYSS; this is translated from the coding sequence TTGAACAAGCCTATCCCCAAGAGCGAGAAGAGCGAGCCCGTCGTGATCGGCGCGGTGGATTTCTTCGCCCGCTCCAGAGCGAAGCTCGACTTCGACGTTCCGCCCGGCCTGTTCGATCCGAACATCGTTCCCGCGTCGGGCGATCCAGGCACCGACAAGATGCTCGAGATCGTCGCGCGCGAGCAGCCGGTGCGGCCGGCGGCGGTCCTGATCGCGGTGGTCGACCATCCCGAGCCGACCATCCTGCTGACGCAGCGCTCGGCCCATCTCAACGACCACGCCGGCCAGATCGCCTTTCCCGGCGGCAAGATCGACGCGACCGATTCCTCTCCGCTCGATGCGGCGCTGCGCGAGGCCGAGGAGGAGGTCGGGTTGTCCAGAGATTTCGTCGAGCCGATCGGCTATCTCGATCTCTACGGCACGGCGTTCGGCTTCCGCATCCTGCCCACGGTGGCCAGGGTGCGGCCGGGGTTTCAGCTCACGATCAACCATTCCGAGGTTGATGACGCATTCGAAGTGCCGCTATCCTTCCTGATGGATCCGGTGAATCACCAGGTGCACAGCAAGGAATTCCGCGGCATGGAGCGGTTTTACTATGCGATGCCGTTTGCAGAACGCTACATCTGGGGTGCGACGGCCGGAATGCTGCGTGTGCTGTATGAGCGGATCTACTCGTCATGA
- a CDS encoding DUF1285 domain-containing protein: MANQGQSADHGLEGLTAAAKSAANAEGAKKGLPPVHLWNPPFCGDLDIRIASDGTWFYMGTPIGRPALVRLFSTVLKREGDKHFLVTPVEKVGIRVDDAPFMAVEMREDGEDNHRVLHFRTNVDDWVICDAAHRLRFAQSADGGLTPYLHVRADLWAKVTRALYYDLVDMGEERMVDGQPMFGVESAGEFFAMADAEQVRAAL; this comes from the coding sequence ATGGCGAACCAAGGGCAGAGCGCCGATCACGGTCTTGAGGGGCTGACTGCCGCCGCCAAAAGTGCTGCCAATGCCGAAGGCGCCAAAAAGGGTCTGCCTCCGGTGCATCTGTGGAATCCGCCGTTTTGCGGCGATCTCGACATTCGAATCGCCTCCGATGGTACATGGTTCTACATGGGCACGCCAATCGGCCGGCCCGCTCTGGTCCGCTTGTTCTCGACGGTGCTGAAGCGCGAAGGCGACAAGCATTTTCTCGTGACGCCCGTGGAGAAAGTCGGCATCCGCGTCGACGATGCGCCGTTCATGGCGGTCGAGATGCGCGAGGACGGCGAGGACAACCATCGCGTGCTGCATTTCCGCACCAATGTCGACGACTGGGTCATTTGCGACGCCGCGCACCGGCTGCGCTTCGCGCAGTCGGCAGACGGCGGGCTGACACCCTATCTGCATGTGCGTGCCGATCTCTGGGCCAAGGTCACCCGCGCGCTCTATTACGATCTGGTTGACATGGGCGAGGAGCGGATGGTCGATGGCCAGCCGATGTTCGGCGTCGAATCGGCCGGCGAGTTCTTCGCCATGGCCGATGCGGAGCAGGTGAGGGCCGCGCTTTGA
- a CDS encoding MoxR family ATPase — protein MAESVEKLEDGIVRSAEQVSSQIRAAKDAIASVIFGQDRVIENTLVTILAGGHALLIGVPGLAKTKLVETLGVTLGLDAKRIQFTPDLMPSDILGAEVLDESAGGKRSFRFISGPVFAQLLMADEINRASPRTQSALLQAMQEQHITVAGARHDLPKPFHVLATQNPLEQEGTYPLPEAQLDRFLMEIDVDYPDRDAERRILFETTGADETLAKGSMTADALITAQRLVRRLPVGDSVVEAILSLVRSARPGEGSGETGKFIAWGPGPRASQSLMLAVRARALIDGRLAPSIDDVLDLAEPILKHRMALTFQARAEGRTIPDVIKQLKTRIG, from the coding sequence ATGGCGGAAAGTGTCGAGAAGCTCGAAGACGGCATCGTCCGATCGGCCGAGCAGGTGTCGAGCCAGATTCGCGCAGCGAAGGATGCGATTGCGTCGGTGATCTTCGGGCAGGATCGCGTGATCGAGAACACGCTGGTCACCATCCTCGCCGGCGGCCATGCGCTGCTGATCGGTGTGCCCGGCCTCGCCAAGACCAAGCTGGTTGAGACGCTCGGCGTCACGCTCGGTCTTGATGCCAAGCGCATCCAGTTCACGCCTGATTTGATGCCGTCGGACATTCTCGGCGCCGAAGTGCTCGACGAGAGCGCGGGTGGCAAGCGCTCCTTCCGCTTCATCTCCGGCCCCGTGTTCGCGCAATTGCTGATGGCCGACGAAATCAACCGCGCCAGCCCGCGCACGCAATCGGCGCTGCTGCAGGCGATGCAGGAGCAGCACATTACCGTCGCCGGCGCGCGCCACGATCTGCCGAAGCCGTTTCATGTGCTCGCGACCCAGAACCCGCTGGAGCAGGAAGGCACCTATCCGCTGCCCGAAGCGCAGCTCGACCGTTTCCTGATGGAGATCGACGTCGACTATCCCGATCGCGACGCCGAACGGCGCATCCTGTTCGAAACCACCGGCGCCGACGAGACGCTGGCCAAGGGATCGATGACTGCGGACGCGCTCATCACCGCGCAGCGGCTGGTGCGCCGCCTGCCGGTCGGCGATTCCGTGGTCGAAGCCATCCTGTCGCTGGTGCGTTCGGCCCGTCCGGGCGAAGGGAGCGGCGAGACCGGCAAGTTCATCGCCTGGGGTCCGGGCCCGCGCGCCAGCCAATCGCTGATGCTTGCGGTGCGTGCACGCGCGCTGATCGACGGACGTCTCGCACCCTCGATCGACGACGTGCTCGACCTCGCCGAGCCGATCTTGAAGCACCGCATGGCCTTGACGTTCCAGGCACGTGCCGAAGGCCGCACGATTCCGGACGTGATCAAACAATTGAAGACACGGATCGGTTGA
- a CDS encoding DUF58 domain-containing protein — MAADTGHTAKEIIAIRRADGESRTLAASLPRLVLEARRIAANVIHGLHGRRRAGSGENFWQYRRFVSGEPSQNVDWRRSARDDHLYVRELEWEASHTVWIWPDRSPSMAFASKTARESKLERTLIVAFALAELLVAGGERVGIPGLMAPTASRSVIDKMAQAMLHDDADRLSLPPSFVPAALAEIIVLSDFWSPIAEIKATLAGLSGSGAHGTLVQVVDPAEESFPYSGRVEFVEPEGFGVITAGRAESWAQDYTARLALHRDQIRAETSKLDWLFTTHATDRSAAEMLLFLHAGMQVSKSGARTTTIKAGPAA, encoded by the coding sequence ATGGCCGCAGACACCGGGCACACAGCGAAGGAGATTATTGCGATCCGACGTGCCGATGGCGAAAGCCGTACGCTCGCCGCGTCGCTGCCGCGCCTGGTGCTCGAGGCCCGCCGTATCGCCGCCAACGTCATCCACGGCCTGCACGGCCGGCGCCGCGCCGGCTCCGGCGAAAATTTCTGGCAGTACCGCCGCTTCGTCTCCGGTGAACCCTCGCAGAACGTCGACTGGCGCCGCTCGGCCCGTGACGACCATCTCTATGTCCGCGAGCTCGAATGGGAAGCCTCGCACACGGTCTGGATCTGGCCCGACCGATCGCCGTCGATGGCCTTCGCCTCGAAGACCGCGCGTGAATCCAAGCTCGAGCGCACGCTGATAGTTGCGTTCGCGCTGGCCGAGCTGCTGGTCGCGGGCGGTGAGCGCGTCGGCATTCCCGGGCTGATGGCGCCGACCGCGAGCCGCAGCGTCATCGACAAGATGGCGCAGGCGATGCTGCATGACGATGCCGACCGGCTGAGCCTGCCGCCGTCCTTCGTGCCTGCGGCGCTGGCCGAGATCATCGTGCTGTCGGATTTCTGGTCGCCGATCGCGGAGATCAAGGCCACGCTCGCAGGGCTCTCCGGCTCCGGCGCGCATGGCACGCTGGTGCAGGTCGTCGATCCCGCCGAGGAATCGTTCCCCTATTCCGGCCGCGTCGAGTTCGTCGAGCCGGAAGGCTTCGGCGTGATCACCGCCGGCCGTGCCGAGAGCTGGGCGCAGGACTACACCGCGCGGCTCGCGCTGCACCGCGATCAGATCCGCGCCGAGACCAGCAAGCTCGACTGGCTGTTCACGACGCATGCGACCGACCGCTCGGCAGCCGAGATGCTGCTGTTCCTGCATGCCGGCATGCAGGTGAGCAAGTCGGGCGCCCGCACCACCACGATCAAGGCGGGGCCGGCCGCATGA